Within Marinomonas mediterranea MMB-1, the genomic segment TACCCTCTCGCTCCCCATTTAGAAGCGTAACTATTCGATCAGTGAAGGTTTCCCAACCTTTCTTCTGATGCGCTCCTGCCTTACTTGCTTCCACCGTCAGCACACTGTTTAGCAGTAAGACACCTTGGTTCGCCCAGCTCTCTAGATAACCATGCTGCGCGACGGGAATGCCTAAATCCGATTCAAGTTCTTTATAAATATTAACCAGCGAAGGCGGGACTTTGATGCCCGGTTTTACGGAGAAAGAAAGGCCATGCGCTTGATCTGGCCCGTGATAGGGGTCTTGTCCAAGGATCACGACTTTCACATTGTCAAAAGACGTACAATTTAATGCGGTATAACGCTCTTCCGCCTCAGGATAAATCACTTTGCCTTTTTGGCTCTCTGAATCCAAGAAGTCCGTTAACGACAACATATAGTCTTTTTCAATTTCTGGTGCGAGTTTTTCGAGCCAATCTGACGTCAAATTCAACATATTCTTCACATCTAACAATTAAATAAAGGGGTTAAGCTTTTTGGTGTCTTTAAACTCGCGGTAATAATCTAAAGACTGATGATCATCGACACTGATCACGTGTTTTAACAGCAACCATGCCATCTCCCGCAAAGCGTAAGCGAAGCCATAGTCATGAATGGTCTTCAAGGTATCCTGCACGTTCAGAGTGTCATCGTAGGCTTCAATCAAGATCTTTTGTTGATCCAAGGTTAAGTTATGCGAACGTGACACTGCGGCAAGGTCAAACAAGGGGTCGCCAAGTGCTGTATATTCCCAATCAATAAACCAAATTTCTTCGTTATTAAGCAGCACATTTTTTGGATTCAAATCATTGTGACACAAGACATCCGGTCTGCCCCTCGAATCCACTTTATTCATCTGATCAAAGCAGTGCTGAAGGTATGCCACTTCATGCTTATGGGCGCCGTTTGTGTCGTGGTGTTCTATGCCACCCACATAATGTTCGATCACCTGATAAATGTTTCGTGACGGGGCGTTAACTGACAATGCATGTACTTGAGTAAACAAGGCGCCGATTCGCTTAATATCACGAGAGTTGTGCTTTACGTCCCAGCTTAGCGCAGGTGCATGAATGTATTCACTTAGAATAGCACCTTGATCATTAGACCAGATAACAGTCGGAGAAATGCCTGCATTTTGCGCCGCTTTTAAGGCATTCAACTCTGCATGTCGATCGATCAAAAAAGCCTCAGTATCCAGCATCGGGACTCTGAGGACGGCTCTTGGCGCGTTATACCAATGTAATTTCATTACATGATTTGAGTAGCCGTCTTCAATATTTTCCACTTTTAGGGCTTCTTGAGGGGGTAAATACGGCGAAATCTGTTCAAAAAGCACAGATAATGTGGTCATTTTTCATCCTTTTGTTGTCAACAGACACACTGGCTGTCAGAATGGCGATTACAACACTTACCGTCAATAGTTACCGTTGAAGCAAATTAATGAACAAGCATGACGATATTATTCGTAAAATACAGGAAAAGCTCAGTACGTTAAGTAAGTCTGAGCGAAAAGTCGCGGAAGCAATCTTAGCAGACCCTAAGACAACCATACATTCTAGTATCGCAAAACTCGCCGCTCGTGCTGAAGTGAGTGAACCGACCGTGAATCGATTCTGTCGCAGTTTGATTGGCAGTGGTTTCCCTGACTTTAAAGTTGCGCTAGCGCAAAGTTTGGCAACGGGTACACCTTATGTGAACCTGAATGTCGAACCTGACGACGCCCCAGGCGCAGTCACTAATAAAATTTTTGAAGCGGCTAAAAACAACCTCACTCGTGCGCAGGAACTCCTACCGGAATCTCTTATCAGCCGCGCTGTCGATGTACTTGCGGGCGCTCGACGTATTGAGTTTTATGGTTTAGGTGCGTCAGGTCCCGTTGCGAAAGATGCTCATCACAAGTTCTTCCGTCTAAATGTTCCTGTCGTTGCCTATACCGATATATTGGTTCAACGTATGGCAGCAGCAGGCACGCATCCTGGCGATGCGGTCGTTTTGATTTCCTATACAGGACGTACTCTACCGCTAATCGAAACCGCTCGAGTGGCACGTGAAGCAGGTGCATCCGTTATCGGGATCACAAACCCAGAATCCCCGCTTACTGAGCATTGTTCTATCGTTCTTCCTATTGAAGAGACGGAAGATACTGATATCTATACGCCGATGAGCTCACGTATTGTGTACCTCACATTAATCGATGCGTTGGCGACAGGTGTTCTTCTAAAACGTGGGCCTGAGTTTAACTCTCATCTTAAGAAACTAAAAACAAGCGTACAGGATACTCGTTTACCGAAAAACAAAACCTAACGCGACGTTAAAATCCACTTAGTTTATAGCTTCCATAAGGAGTCATAACTTTGATACATCTAACTAAGATATATTGAAGTATGGCTCCTTTTTCTTTATCCCTGTTTACACCTCCACCTTCTCTTATTCAGTATTTTTGTCAAAAAATGCAAGAATAACGCACCAACAGGCCATCAATCGGATTTATTTACAAATTTAAAGTAGGTTTTTGAAAGATTATCCGCTTCCCCGTCCCTAGAATCCTTGCCTTGGTCGAAAAACATGCATAACTCTTCCTACTTGTGATGACGAATACATGTTTTAGAGAGAACACGACTCAAACAGAAAAACCAAGCCTAAAGCACTCAACTATAAGATGCTTGAGCCAAGCCCACTCAAATAGAGTGCTCTTTGTTCAGGAAAAGTTGAACGCCTAGGTATACGTATAAATATATTCTTGGGGACTACACATGATTGAGAACAGTTGGGCGATAAGCTTAACCTTTTTAGCGTATCTAATTGTGATGCTTGGCATCGGCTTATACGCTTACAAACTTACGTCAAACTCAGAAGATTACTTCTTGGGGGGACGCTCACTAGGCCCATGGCCTACTGCGATCTCTGCTGGCGCATCTGACATGAGTGGCTGGTTGCTGCTTGGCCTACCTGGCTATGCATTCGCATCAGGTATGGAATCACTTTGGTTAGCGGGTGGCCTACTTGCAGGTACATGGTTGAACTGGTTGATTTGTGCGAAACGTCTGCGTACTTACAGTATCCAAACAGACAACGCATTGACACTTCCTGATTTCCTAGCGAAGCGTTTCAACGACAAATCTAAACTGATTCAAACGATTTCTGCTTTCTTCATCTTACTTTTCTTCTTGTTCTACACAAGTTCTGGCCTTGTTGCTGGTGGTAAGCTTTTCGAAACAGTATTTGGTTTAGATTACACTTACGCCGTTATTATCGGCACAGTATGTGTTGTATCGTACACACTATTTGGTGGTTTCCTAGCCGTTGCTTGGACTGACCTTGTCCAAGGCTTAATGATGGCAGCAGCACTTGTGATTGTTCCTGTTATTGCTTTAGATGGCAGCTGGTCTGAGCTTCACGCTACACTGGCAGCGAAAAACCCTGAGCTACTAACAGTTTGGAACAATGTGAAAGGCGAACCGTTATCAGCAATTGGTATCATTTCTCTAGTTGCATGGGGCCTAGGCTACTTCGGTCAACCGCACATTCTTGCTCGTTTCAAAGCGTCTCGCTCTAATAAAGACATTGGTACAGCACGCCGTATTGCGGTTACTTGGACAGCTCTGTCTATGGCAGGTGCATTGGCAGTTGGTTTTGTTGGTATTACTTATGTTGACACGAACCTTGCTGGATCACTTGGCGATTCTGAAAAGATCTTCATGGTGTTGGTAAACGCAGTCTTCCATCCTGTGGTAGCGGGTATCCTACTTGCCGCTATCTTAGCTGCGATCATGAGTACAGCAGACTCTCAATTGCTTGTTTCTTCCTCTGCACTAGCAGAAGAT encodes:
- the ung gene encoding uracil-DNA glycosylase, which codes for MLNLTSDWLEKLAPEIEKDYMLSLTDFLDSESQKGKVIYPEAEERYTALNCTSFDNVKVVILGQDPYHGPDQAHGLSFSVKPGIKVPPSLVNIYKELESDLGIPVAQHGYLESWANQGVLLLNSVLTVEASKAGAHQKKGWETFTDRIVTLLNGEREGIVFLLWGSYAQKKGKMIDRSKHLVLESVHPSPLSAYRGFFGCRHFSETNTYLKQTGQAPIDWAAHL
- a CDS encoding choline kinase family protein, encoding MTTLSVLFEQISPYLPPQEALKVENIEDGYSNHVMKLHWYNAPRAVLRVPMLDTEAFLIDRHAELNALKAAQNAGISPTVIWSNDQGAILSEYIHAPALSWDVKHNSRDIKRIGALFTQVHALSVNAPSRNIYQVIEHYVGGIEHHDTNGAHKHEVAYLQHCFDQMNKVDSRGRPDVLCHNDLNPKNVLLNNEEIWFIDWEYTALGDPLFDLAAVSRSHNLTLDQQKILIEAYDDTLNVQDTLKTIHDYGFAYALREMAWLLLKHVISVDDHQSLDYYREFKDTKKLNPFI
- the hexR gene encoding transcriptional regulator HexR — translated: MNKHDDIIRKIQEKLSTLSKSERKVAEAILADPKTTIHSSIAKLAARAEVSEPTVNRFCRSLIGSGFPDFKVALAQSLATGTPYVNLNVEPDDAPGAVTNKIFEAAKNNLTRAQELLPESLISRAVDVLAGARRIEFYGLGASGPVAKDAHHKFFRLNVPVVAYTDILVQRMAAAGTHPGDAVVLISYTGRTLPLIETARVAREAGASVIGITNPESPLTEHCSIVLPIEETEDTDIYTPMSSRIVYLTLIDALATGVLLKRGPEFNSHLKKLKTSVQDTRLPKNKT
- the putP gene encoding sodium/proline symporter PutP, encoding MIENSWAISLTFLAYLIVMLGIGLYAYKLTSNSEDYFLGGRSLGPWPTAISAGASDMSGWLLLGLPGYAFASGMESLWLAGGLLAGTWLNWLICAKRLRTYSIQTDNALTLPDFLAKRFNDKSKLIQTISAFFILLFFLFYTSSGLVAGGKLFETVFGLDYTYAVIIGTVCVVSYTLFGGFLAVAWTDLVQGLMMAAALVIVPVIALDGSWSELHATLAAKNPELLTVWNNVKGEPLSAIGIISLVAWGLGYFGQPHILARFKASRSNKDIGTARRIAVTWTALSMAGALAVGFVGITYVDTNLAGSLGDSEKIFMVLVNAVFHPVVAGILLAAILAAIMSTADSQLLVSSSALAEDFYKQIIKKDASPEHIVNVGRFGVVAISLIALTLAMNPDSSVLGLVSYAWAGFGAAFGPAIILSLFWRNMNRNGALAGIIVGGVTIVIWKQLSGGIFDVYEIVPGFILSTISIIVISLASGTPSKEVTESFDEYTNKLDTMA